One stretch of Euphorbia lathyris chromosome 7, ddEupLath1.1, whole genome shotgun sequence DNA includes these proteins:
- the LOC136235590 gene encoding inositol-tetrakisphosphate 1-kinase 3: MRLQEEIVPFDRNAISGEKEEEDAHIISSIEVGFPSPCHLQRKIVVVGYALTSKKIKSFLQPKLEGLARNKGILFVAIDQNRPLSDQGPFDIVLHKLTGKEWRQILEDYRRTHPEVTVLDPPDAIQHLHNRQSMLQCVADMKLSNSYGKVDVPRQLVVKKDASSIPGAVTKAGLMLPIVAKPLVADGSAKSHELSLAYDQHSLRKLEPPLVLQEFVNHGGVMFKVYIVGETIKVVRRFSLPDVCKRELSKNAGVFRFPRVSCAAASADNADLDPGIAELPPQPLLEKLAKELRRRLGLRLFNLDIIREHGTRDQFYVIDINYFPGYGKMPEYEHIFTDFLLSLGQSQYKKRLC, from the exons ATGAGGTTGCAGGAGGAGATTGTTCCGTTTGATCGAAACGCAATTAGTGGAGAAAAAGAGGAGGAAGACGCCCACATCATCTCCTCCATTGAAGTTGGATTTCCTTCTCCTTGCCATCTCCAAAGGAAAATTGTTGTTGTTGGTTACGCGCTTACCTCCAAGAAAATTAAGAGTTTTTTGCAGCCCAAGCTTGAAGGATTAGCTAg GAACAAAGGGATCTTATTTGTTGCAATCGATCAAAACAGGCCCCTCTCAGACCAAGGTCCTTTTGACATTGTGTTGCACAAG CTAACTGGAAAAGAGTGGCGGCAGATTCTTGAG GACTATAGAAGAACGCATCCTGAAGTCACTGTTCTTGATCCTCCAGATGCTATTCAACATTTACACAATCGCCAATCCATGCTCCAGTGTGTTGCTGATATGAAATTGTCAAACTCTTATG GAAAAGTTGATGTTCCCAGGCAACTAGTTGTCAAAAAAGATGCTTCATCCATCCCTGGTGCAGTGACAAAAGCTGGGCTGATGCTGCCAATTG TTGCGAAACCTCTAGTTGCTGATGGGAGTGCAAAGTCACATGAATTGTCACTTGCTTATGATCAACACTCGCTTCGAAAACTTGAACCTCCTCTTGTTCTTCAAGAGTTTGTTAATCATG GTGGTGTTATGTTCAAAGTCTATATTGTCGGGGAGACCATAAAGGTGGTGAGGCGGTTCTCTTTACCTGATGTCTGTAAACGGGAACTGTCCAAAAATGCTGGTGTCTTTCGCTTTCCTCGAGTTTCTTGTGCAGCAGCTTCTGCAGACAATGCTGATCTGGATCCTGGCATTGCTG AGCTTCCTCCACAACCCTTGCTTGAGAAACTTGCAAAGGAACTTCGTCGCCGTCTG GGTCTTCGGCTGTTCAATTTAGATATTATTAGAGAGCATGGGACCAGAGATCAGTTTTATGTCATTGACATTAACTACTTCCCAG GGTATGGGAAGATGCCAGAATATGAGCATATATTTACGGACTTCCTTCTGAGCCTGGGCCAGAGCCAATACAAGAAAAGATTGTGTTAG